One Phoenix dactylifera cultivar Barhee BC4 chromosome 14, palm_55x_up_171113_PBpolish2nd_filt_p, whole genome shotgun sequence DNA window includes the following coding sequences:
- the LOC103708128 gene encoding berberine bridge enzyme-like 26: METKRNEEEGMASTALPSFTILSLLLLAASSCISAGTHEAFLQCFLKKTNSSSSASSSLIHTPDTPSFYSIHNATVRNSRFASTSGATKPTFVVTPKTGSDVQAAVTCGKATGLHLRVRSGGHDYEARSSYSNGDPFVIVDLANLRSITVDAAEGTAWVGAGATVGELYYNINAQTKKDTVAFPASLCASVGVGGIIGGGGLSAMSRKFGAAADNVVDASIVDVNGRILDRELMGEDLFWAIRGGSSASFGVVLAYKIRLVSVPPTVTVFRVNRTLEQDLSNLVEKWQKVSHDSSDDLFLRILTIAVGAGANRTILATFEGMLLGGRDEFLSALQNSYPELGVEANDLIELKWIESTLFFAGYPTTDTSLLLDRRPYRNRTFKAKSDFPREPISADAWDKIWKYLLDAVDESLQIIISPWGGKFEEIPEDAIPFPHRKGNFINLQYFLFWPDSPDEVNQKHLDFMRGFYDFMAPYVSSNPRATYFNVKDLDLGTNKIGNTTYSDATVWGKNYFRGNFERLARVKALVDPDNYFWNEQSIPPFSA, encoded by the coding sequence ATGGAGACCAAGAGAAACGAGGAGGAAGGCATGGCGTCAACAGCGCTACCCAGCTTCAccatcctctctctcctcctactCGCAGCCTCTTCATGCATATCCGCCGGAACCCACGAAGCCTTCCTCCAATGCTTCCTTAAGAAGACCAACAGTAGTAGCTCAGCCTCCTCTTCACTCATCCACACTCCTGACACCCCATCCTTCTACTCCATCCACAACGCCACCGTCCGAAATTCGAGGTTCGCATCAACTTCCGGCGCTACGAAGCCGACCTTCGTCGTGACCCCGAAAACTGGCTCCGATGTCCAAGCTGCAGTCACCTGTGGCAAGGCCACCGGCCTTCACTTGAGGGTCCGGAGCGGCGGCCACGATTACGAGGCCCGGTCGTCTTACTCCAACGGCGACCCTTTCGTCATCGTCGACCTCGCCAACTTACGCTCCATCACGGTCGACGCGGCCGAAGGGACTGCATGGGTCGGCGCCGGCGCAACGGTCGGTGAGCTGTACTACAACATCAACGCCCAAACCAAGAAGGACACCGTCGCGTTCCCGGCGAGCCTCTGCGCGAGCGTCGGCGTCGGTGGGATAATTGGCGGCGGTGGGCTGAGCGCTATGAGCAGAAAGTTCGGTGCCGCGGCCGACAACGTCGTCGATGCCTCGATCGTAGATGTCAACGGCAGAATCTTGGATAGAGAATTAATGGGTGAGGATCTCTTCTGGGCCATAAGAGGAGGGAGTTCTGCCAGCTTCGGCGTCGTGCTGGCTTacaagatccggttagtctccGTACCCCCCACGGTCACGGTGTTCAGGGTTAACAGAACCTTAGAACAAGATTTAAGTAATCTGGTGGAGAAATGGCAGAAAGTTTCGCATGATTCCAGTGACGACCTCTTCCTCAGAATCCTTACAATCGCCGTCGGGGCAGGTGCGAACAGAACGATCCTTGCCACTTTCGAGGGCATGCTCCTCGGCGGGCGCGATGAGTTCCTCTCCGCGCTGCAGAATAGCTACCCCGAGCTCGGCGTCGAGGCGAACGACCTCATCGAGTTGAAGTGGATAGAATCTACTCTCTTCTTTGCGGGCTATCCTACCACGGACACGAGCCTCTTATTGGACAGGAGGCCGTATAGAAACAGAACCTTCAAGGCCAAGTCTGACTTTCCAAGGGAGCCTATATctgctgatgcgtgggataagATCTGGAAGTACTTATTAGATGCAGTAGACGAGAGTCTTCAGATTATTATCTCTCCATGGGGAGGGAAGTTTGAAGAGATACCTGAGGATGCCATTCCTTTCCCTCACAGGAAGGGAAATTTTATCAACCTTCAGTACTTCTTGTTCTGGCCTGACAGTCCGGACGAGGTCAATCAGAAGCATTTGGATTTCATGAGAGGTTTCTACGACTTCATGGCTCCATATGTTTCGAGCAACCCGAGAGCTACCTATTTCAACGTCAAGGATTTGGATCTAGGTACCAATAAAATAGGAAATACAACCTACTCTGATGCTACTGTATGGGGCAAGAATTATTTCCGCGGCAACTTTGAAAGGCTGGCACGCGTGAAGGCTCTAGTTGATCCGGACAACTACTTTTGGAATGAGCAAAGCATCCCTCCTTTTTCGGCATAG
- the LOC103708093 gene encoding NAC domain-containing protein 83-like, producing the protein MDKPSFMRQGVLRLPPGFRFHPTDEELVVQYLKRKVFSCPLPASIIPEIDLGKYNPWDFPGACKQERYFFHLREAKYRNGNRSNRATGCGYWKATGKDKAIVASSSNQVVGMKKVLVFYHGKPPRGSRTDWIMHEYRLAGAETRACVFPQRKNSTLSSMVPTKDWVLCRIFKKKRATKMDVDVEECHEESQSRNGSIGFVDFMGLQQRDQRPSSASSSESSCVTEPSDGSSSGDATSCSNS; encoded by the exons ATGGACAAGCCAAGTTTTATGAGGCAAGGAGTGCTCAGGCTGCCCCCTGGATTCAGATTCCACCCCACTGATGAAGAGCTTGTTGTGCAGTACCTTAAGAGGAAGGTCTTCTCCTGTCCATTGCCGGCTTCCATCATCCCCGAGATCGATCTCGGCAAATACAATCCTTGGGACTTTCCTG GTGCGTGTAAGCAAGAGCGGTATTTTTTCCACCTTAGAGAAGCCAAGTATCGGAATGGTAATCGATCGAACCGGGCAACCGGCTGCGGTTACTGGAAGGCAACAGGGAAGGACAAGGCGATCGTAGCTTCGAGCAGCAACCAGGTGGTGGGGATGAAGAAGGTGCTGGTCTTTTATCATGGGAAGCCTCCAAGAGGGTCCAGGACTGATTGGATCATGCATGAGTATCGCCTCGCCGGCGCTGAGACTAGAGCCTGTGTCTTTCCCCAAAGAAAGAACTCAACCCTT AGTTCCATGGTTCCTACAAAAGATTGGGTGCTCTGTCgtatttttaagaagaaaagagctacCAAGATGGATGTTGATGTCGAAGAATGCCACGAAGAGAGCCAAAGTAGAAATGGTAGCATTGGGTTCGTTGATTTCATGGGGCTGCAACAGAGAGATCAACGGCCTTCCTCAGCCTCTTCATCAGAATCAAGCTGTGTCACCGAGCCTTCTGATGGATCAAGCAGTGGAGATGCAACTAGCTGCAGCAACAGTTGA
- the LOC103708094 gene encoding glycerophosphodiester phosphodiesterase GDPD2-like isoform X2, with protein sequence MEVVKSAFKPAKFVVIGHRGKGMNALASPDRRMKEIKENSILSFNHAGRFPVDFVEFDVQVTRDDCPIIFHDNFILTEEDGNISEKRVTDLTMEEFLSYGPQREPGKVGKTLFRKTKDGRVFDWNVEVDDPLCTLEEVFQRVDSHLGFNIELKFDDNLVFQEEQLTHILQVILQVVCKYANERTIIFSSFQPDAAQLIRKLQDTYPVFFLTNGGSEIYSDVRRNSLDEAIKLCLAGGLQGIVSEVKAIFRNPSMIPRIKESNLALLTYGQLNNVPEAVYMQHLMGINGVIVDLVQEIAEAVSDFINPETVGDESLSNSVKEEKAKESTKLEFSQGELSFLMRLIPELVQQ encoded by the exons ATGGAGGTGGTGAAGTCGGCGTTCAAGCCGGCGAAGTTCGTCGTCATCGGCCACCGGGGGAAGGGGATGAACGCTTTGGCGTCGCCGGACCGCCGGATGAAGGAGATCAAGGAGAACTCCATCCTCTCCTTCAACCACGCCGGACGTTTCCCCGTCGACTTCGTCGAGTTCGACGTCCAG GTGACCAGAGATGACTGCCCAATAATCTTCCACGACAACTTTATACTCACTGAAGAGGAT GGCAATATATCTGAGAAGCGTGTGACCGATCTTACCATGGAAGAATTCCTCTCTTATGGGCCCCAAAGAGAGCCTGGGAAGGTGGGAAAGACATTATTTAGAAAGACCAAGGATGGGAGAGTGTTTGATTGGAATGTGGAAGTTGATGACCCTCTTTGCACATTGGAAGAAGTATTTCAAAGGGTTGATTCCCATCTTGGATTCAACATTGAGTTGAAATTTGATGACAATCTTGTCTTCCAAGAAGAGCAGCTAACTCACATTCTCCAAGTAATTTTGCAA GTGGTCTGCAAGTATGCAAATGAAAGAACAATAATCTTCTCAAGCTTCCAACCTGATGCAGCACAACTTATTCGGAAATTGCAGGACACTTACCCT GTGTTTTTCCTTACAAATGGCGGATCAGAGATCTATAGTGATGTGAGGAGGAATTCTCTGGATGAGGCCATTAAATTATGCTTGGCAGGTGGCCTGCAAGGGATAGTATCTGAAGTTAAAGCCATCTTTAGAAATCCATCCATGATACCTAGAATAAAGGAATCCAATCTAGCCCTCTTAACTTATGGTCAACTAAA CAATGTTCCTGAGGCAGTATATATGCAGCATCTGATGGGAATTAATGGTGTTATTGTTGACTTGGTTCAAGAGATCGCTGAAGCTGTTTCAGATTTCATTAACCCAGAGACAGTAGGAGATGAAAGCTTGTCTAATTCAGTAAAGGAGGAGAAGGCAAAGGAGTCAACAAAGCTAGAGTTTTCTCAGGGCGAgctttcatttttgatgaggcTTATACCTGAATTGGTGCAACAAtag
- the LOC103708094 gene encoding glycerophosphodiester phosphodiesterase GDPD1, chloroplastic-like isoform X1: MALKAVHVSDVPNLDLVPEGPTIAVASSLLPKGMEVVKSAFKPAKFVVIGHRGKGMNALASPDRRMKEIKENSILSFNHAGRFPVDFVEFDVQVTRDDCPIIFHDNFILTEEDGNISEKRVTDLTMEEFLSYGPQREPGKVGKTLFRKTKDGRVFDWNVEVDDPLCTLEEVFQRVDSHLGFNIELKFDDNLVFQEEQLTHILQVILQVVCKYANERTIIFSSFQPDAAQLIRKLQDTYPVFFLTNGGSEIYSDVRRNSLDEAIKLCLAGGLQGIVSEVKAIFRNPSMIPRIKESNLALLTYGQLNNVPEAVYMQHLMGINGVIVDLVQEIAEAVSDFINPETVGDESLSNSVKEEKAKESTKLEFSQGELSFLMRLIPELVQQ; this comes from the exons ATGGCTCTGAAGGCCGTTCATGTCTCCGATGTCCCCAATCTCGACCTGGTCCCCGAGGGCCCGACGATCGCCGTagcctcctcccttctccccaaag GGATGGAGGTGGTGAAGTCGGCGTTCAAGCCGGCGAAGTTCGTCGTCATCGGCCACCGGGGGAAGGGGATGAACGCTTTGGCGTCGCCGGACCGCCGGATGAAGGAGATCAAGGAGAACTCCATCCTCTCCTTCAACCACGCCGGACGTTTCCCCGTCGACTTCGTCGAGTTCGACGTCCAG GTGACCAGAGATGACTGCCCAATAATCTTCCACGACAACTTTATACTCACTGAAGAGGAT GGCAATATATCTGAGAAGCGTGTGACCGATCTTACCATGGAAGAATTCCTCTCTTATGGGCCCCAAAGAGAGCCTGGGAAGGTGGGAAAGACATTATTTAGAAAGACCAAGGATGGGAGAGTGTTTGATTGGAATGTGGAAGTTGATGACCCTCTTTGCACATTGGAAGAAGTATTTCAAAGGGTTGATTCCCATCTTGGATTCAACATTGAGTTGAAATTTGATGACAATCTTGTCTTCCAAGAAGAGCAGCTAACTCACATTCTCCAAGTAATTTTGCAA GTGGTCTGCAAGTATGCAAATGAAAGAACAATAATCTTCTCAAGCTTCCAACCTGATGCAGCACAACTTATTCGGAAATTGCAGGACACTTACCCT GTGTTTTTCCTTACAAATGGCGGATCAGAGATCTATAGTGATGTGAGGAGGAATTCTCTGGATGAGGCCATTAAATTATGCTTGGCAGGTGGCCTGCAAGGGATAGTATCTGAAGTTAAAGCCATCTTTAGAAATCCATCCATGATACCTAGAATAAAGGAATCCAATCTAGCCCTCTTAACTTATGGTCAACTAAA CAATGTTCCTGAGGCAGTATATATGCAGCATCTGATGGGAATTAATGGTGTTATTGTTGACTTGGTTCAAGAGATCGCTGAAGCTGTTTCAGATTTCATTAACCCAGAGACAGTAGGAGATGAAAGCTTGTCTAATTCAGTAAAGGAGGAGAAGGCAAAGGAGTCAACAAAGCTAGAGTTTTCTCAGGGCGAgctttcatttttgatgaggcTTATACCTGAATTGGTGCAACAAtag